The genomic window CGCACCTAGTGCGGAGAGCGATTTGCAAGGATCGCTCACGAAGTCGCCCGACTCCCCTCTCGGTTCGCCGTTGGGGGAGTCAGGGAGGCAGCCTCGCCCATCAGGGGGCTGGGAGCGTCATAGCTCCAAGAGGTTCGAGGTCGCGACCATCCGGTCGCTTGACCTATAGCTCTCATACGAGAGTGTGAGCAAGTCCAACCGCCCAGGAGGGGTACATGTCCAACACCGCTACTGCCACCAAGAAGTCGGTCGTCTCACTGAAGAAGACCCCCGCCTCGATCGAGCTTCAGGGCTTCAGGGCGTCGGTGAACGCTGGCCTTCGGGCGAATGACCTGGAAGCCCTGGCGGATCACTACTGGTTCGAGAGCGTCATCATTCCGCAGCATGTGTGATACTGTAACTCCACTCTCACCCCACTGAGGAGGACGATGACCAGCGATTCCAAGGGGCGCGGCTTACTCGCACGGCCACGGAACCGCGAAGACTCCACCGGGTATCCCGGTGTGCACAGGAGGAGCCGCCGCCCCGTGTGGGGCGGCCGGTCATGACGACGGAGGAAGGCCTCATGGACTTGGTCGTGACGGTGCCGACGAACACCTACAAGCACGAGGGCGCGACGTGGAGGGTCGGAGACGTGGTGCAGTACCGCGGCGATCGAACCGACGTTGATCACGGCTTGACCGGCAAGCTCGTGGGCATCGACGTGGATGTTTACGAGAGCGGTGCAGGTGACGTGATCCTCCGCGTGCAATGGGAGGGTGCTAGTCGATCGGACACTCATGGTCTCGACGATCTAGAGCATCCCTCCGCCACGATGGGATAGTGTGGCGAAACGCCTCTTCGGGGGCGTCTGCCAGAACTGGGCTACCTGGCACTGATGAGCCAGCCCACGATGACGAGAGGGTCAGGCATGGCCGAGACGGACCGCATCACGATCAACATCAAGACGCACGGGCAGTACCAGACCGACGCGCATCACCTCGACTTGCTCATGGCCGAGTACCTTCCGGCGAGCGTCAAGGATCTCCGCAAGTTGATCGCCGAAGAGGCCGGGGTCGGCGGCTGTCAGGGGCACTGCGACGAGGACGCCGCCCTGATGTCCGTGGGTATCGGCGAGGCGATCTACTGTGACGGAACCTGCGCCAACCATCCGTACCACGACCTTCAGACGATCACGGAGTGCTTGATGATCCTGGCCGAGCTCCGCGGCTATGCGACCAACTGATTTGGCGAAACGCCCTTCGGGGCGTCGGGGTGGGGTGGTTCCCGCCTCCTGATGATGCCAGCCGGTTCATCAGCCCTACGTGGGATAGTGTGGCTACTATGCGTTTCGATCCGACCGAGATGGACAACCTCGACGCGGATACCTTGAAGGAGGCTGCGGAAGAGGCACACGACAAGGACAGTGGCGAGCCGTACGTGACGGTGTACAGCCTCGTCGAGAGTTCGGACGACCTGATGGCCGAGTCGAACTATTCATCCGCCCTGGAGCTGCTCAACGCTGCGGCGGTGTGGAATGACAAGGACGCGGACGAGTACGTGACTGACCAGCCGTGCCGAGACTGGCTCTTCGGTAACACCCGAGAGCTTCGTGTCCTGGTCTACGAAGAGCCGAACCAGTGCACGTGGGACGAGTGCGGGACGCCGGCCGAGGTGGTGGTGAAGTCCGACGTGCACGAGGGCGGCGCTCTGTGCCAGTGGCACGCGGACTGGATTACCCTCGGAGACCCGTTCGACACAGGGTGGACGTGGGAGCGTGGTGAACCGGTCGACGCGAACGCCACAGTGACGCCGTACGAGCCCGAGTTCTCTGCCGCGTTCAAGATGGCCGTGGTCATCGCTCAGCACCTCCGCGACTACCCGTTCCTCGACGAGGACGACTACAGCGAGCGGGAGTGGAAGGCCTACGAGGCGGTCCTGACTGAGGCCGTGGAGTACGCCCAGCGTGCATACGCCGAGGACTCCGACAGCGAGGTCGAGACGATCGCACAGCGTTTCTACGAAGAGGGTCACCACCGTGACCAGTGGTGCCGTGCGGAGGATGTCAATTGGAGTGAGGTGGCAGACGAGTACCGGGAGATCCGAGACGAGCACTTCACCTCACAGGCGCAGGAGATTGCCGACGAGCTGAGCGCGCGGAGTCTCTTGGTCATGGACGGCCGGGGGTACCCGGGTCCGGGACAGCTCGTCCTTCCGGGGGTGTGACGACATGCCGAAGATGCCCGTCGAGAATCCGACTGTGCGGGACATGATCGAGGAGTGGCAGGCCTGGCAGCAGGTAACGCCCTTGGCTCTGCGTGGAGCGAAGTACGACGGCCCTTATCGGCCGGTCTACGGGGAGCGGACCCCGCTTCCCTACGAGGCGATGACTCCTCGCCTGCTGTGGCTTGATGAACGAGAGATCGTCGAACGGCTCTGCGTGTTGAGTGGCGCGAGCCTTCGGGGGCTTTCGGTGCAAGAGAAGACGAGCCTCTTCGACTACGGCGACAAGCTCCGAAGGGCGCTTGCTGAGCGCCAAGTGGGATAGTGTGGCGAAACGCCCTGCGGGGCGTCGAGTAGGGGTGGTGCCCTACTCCTGATGATGCCAGCCTGCATCCGATTGTGAGAGTGTGACGAGTAATGGAGCTTCTCTGCGATCCCTCCAGGATGATGAAGCGCGACGCGCTGACCGAGTCCCTGGCGATGATGGCGGACGTGTTCGGTGACGGCATGTTCGCAAGCCACGTTGGGGGTTTCTTCACCTGCTCGGAGGCGGACAGTATCGCCCGTGTGCTTCTGCTCAGCGGGCACAGGGACGAGGCGTTGACGTGGCTGTCCTGCCACGCAGACGGCGACGAGGTCGACGACTCCCACTTCACCTACGACGAGGACGACCCCAAGGACGAGGGGCGCGTCCTGAATGCCCTAGAGCTCCGCGAGTACGCAGGGTGGCTGGCGGCATGAGAGCAGAAGACATCAAGCCCGAGCACCGCGAGCGCATCGTGCGGGACATGGAGTCCACGGCCGGCATGGAGTTCGGCGAGCTGTGTGGCTACCTGGCGCACTACGGAAGCACGCTCTCGGGGATGGCCGACGAGTACGGCTACTTCGACTGGACGAAGGCCTACATAGCCCTTCGTGACTTCGCCGACGCCGAGTACGACCGCGTCCAGAACGAGCAAGGGGAGACCTCGTGACCTACACCGTGCGGTGGACCGAGATCAGCACCCATGAGCGCGAGCTGAGCGACGAGGAAATGGCCCGGATCAAGGGCGTGAGCCTCGAAGACCTGGCCGAGATGGACGAAGACGACGTCTTCGAGGGCCTGGAGGAGGAGCTCGCCGAGATAGGCGACGACGACGGCTTCGAGGGCCTGGAGCGCGAGGTCGAGGAGTGCCTGAAGCACTGAGGCGAAACGCCCTACGGGGCGTCCGTGAGGCCTGGCGACCTCGCGCTGATGAGCCTGCCGAGAAACGAAAGCGAGACCCGCAACTATGACTCCGAAGTTCCGTGACCCCGAGCGCAAGATCCGCGACAGCCGCCGTAAGGACAAGGCCGTAACGCTGCACCGCCGGGCAGTGCGTGACGCCAAGTACGTGCCGGCCGAGGACGTCATCCAGCGCGCTGCGGGGATCCACTGAATCGAGGTGGTGTGATACTGTGACTATGTCAAGGCGAAACCCCCGCGCGGGGTCGGTCGGAGTGGATCTCCGGCCCTGATGAGCCAACCTGATGTGATAGTGGGGCGAAAGAATGAGCGACGCAAGGGTCTGGATCGGCTGCCTCGGTTGCTACAACGCAGGCGAGTTGGTGGGCAACTGGAGCGACGCCGAGTTCGCGGGGGACGTCACGCCCGAACAGGTGCACGGAGGCGAGACAGACCATGAGGAGTTGTGGGTCTTCGACCACGAGGGCTTTCTTGGCGCGCTGACGGGAGAATGCTCGCCGGGCTGGGCGCAGCAGGTCGCCGAGGGTCTGAGCGATATCCCCGAGGACGGGGCGCCGGCATTCGCCATCTGGCTACGCTTGGTCGAAAGCGAGAGCTACAGCCCCTGGGAGTGGGCGAACAAGTTCCGCGAGCAGTACCGCGGGGAGTGGGGCAGTCAGGCCGACTACGCCGAGAACTGGTTCTACGACACGGCGGAGCCGGAGTTGCAGCGTCTCGTCGCAGACAAGGTCTGGCCCTTCGACAGCATCGACTGGGACGCCGCCTCGGAGGACATGTTCGTGAATGGCTCAGAGGAGGCCGAGGCTTCTTCGAACGGTGGCGTGTACGTGTTCGTTCTGGATGACTGACCAAGGCGAAACCCCTTCGGGGGTCGGGGTGGGTGGCTCCTGCTCCCTGACGATGCCAGCCAGCATGTGTGATAGTGTGAGGTAAATCGATGGGTGCCGTAAGTCGAATGCGCAACGCGACGTTTCAGTGCGTCGAGTACGTCGCCGTGAGCGACGGAATCACCATCCCCGAGGCCGCAGAGTGGATGCGGCAGCAGCCGGAAGTGGTAAGGGGTCTGGCGACCAGCCTTATCGAGGACCCCGACCCGACGGATGGGGGTCCCATCCCCGCTCACTGGCTCGACATTGCCGAGGACTGGGTTCTCTCACTCCTCGGGCGAGTCCAGCGGGGCGAAACGGTGGTGCGGTGATGGATCAGAAGAAGGTGCTCTACGGCATCGGCGCCGGCCTGGCCCTGGTGCTGGCCGCACACGTCGGAGGAAGCTACAAAGTCGTGCACACGCAGGAGGCTGCCAAGGCGAAGCCCCGCGTGACGAGTACGGCGACGCCGGCTCATGGCATCCCGAAGACGGTCAAGGTGCCGAGCGTGAAGCTTCCGACGAAGGCCTGCGGCGACGACGTCACGCGCAACTGCTTCCACGACGCGGCTCGGTCAGGCGACGGGCGAGGTTACAGCTACTGGGTGGATGCGGTCGGCTGGGTGACCTACTTGGACCCGAAGAAGAACGACACCGCGCAGCGCCTCGCCTGGGGCGACGACAAGAAGGCGGCCGGCTGGGTGGCCTGGGGTGCCTACGACGGTCACCAGGACTGTTACGCGAAGGTCGGAGACACGACCTACATCGTCTGCTGGGACGACTTCCACACCACTAGCTGAAGGAGAGCAACTGATGCTGCGCGCTGACCGCATCGCGGCCCAACCGTGGCTCGCGGAGGTGGACGACATCATCACCATCGCCGAGCGCAAGGGGGTGACGCTCACGCCTGGCGACATCAAGGGACAGCCGGGCGACTACACCATCGACGGCCTGGAGTGGTGGGCGTGGCTCGACGCCATGACCGAGGACGAGGGGAAGTAGCCGATGTTCGTAGCGACGATCAGCACCCCGGGATACCTCCCGATGGACGACGAGCCGCCCACCTTCGAGACGGCAGGAGAGGCCTGGGCCTGGCTGGCGGAGGAAAGAGAGCGCGAAGAGGACTCGGCCGAGTACGGACCCGACGACCTGGGTCAGTTCGAGTACAGCGACACCCTGATGTACCTGCGTTACATCGCGGGTAGTGACCTGCGTCTGACCCGCGAGACGCACGAGCACGGCAACCCGCACGAGGACTGGCCGACCGCCTCGGACGGCACGGGCACGATCTACGGAGACACGCCCGGGTACGACGGAGAGCACGACCTTGGCCAGGCCTACTCGGTGAGCCTCATTGTGGGGGTGCTCGCGTGATTGAGCGTGAAGCCTTGTGCGCGGGGTCGCAGTGCGCGCATCTGATCGGCCGCGTGGTCCTGGTGGACATCGAGTACGCGAGCGATGCGCGGGTGGTGGCCGGCACGCTCGAACGGGTCGAGGACGACTTCAAGGATTCCAGCATCGTGCGCACCCTCCTTGTGGTCGGCGGAACGCGAATCGTCATCGACTGGGACGAACTCCCTCCCGAGGAAGTGTCCATCCAAGTGGTGGCGGAGTGATCGAGCGTCGAACACTCACGCACAACGGCAAGGACGACGGCCGGCCCATCGGGGTGGCGTTCTATCACCCCGGCTGGCGGTGCCCAATCAGGCAGGCGCGTCAGCGAGTCCTTCGCGTGGAGTTCCCGAACGGGATGGTCCGGCGCGTGTGGATGGACAAGGACGGCAAGGCCTACATGACCGGCTGGTTCAAGGAGGATTGGTGAGCGACGCGAAGATCCTTCACCTCGATACGTCCGAGCTGCGCAAGGGGGACATCGTCCTCAGCTACGGGATGCGCACCCGCCTGGACGTCGAAACCTCAAAGACACCGGGCGTATGGCACTGGGAGGGGACGGTCCTGAACCTGGATGAGGTCCTGGAGGAGGGCTTCATCCCCCCATCCTTTCTCCGTACGCATAAGTGGGAGGGCGGCTGGGTTACCGACCGCGAGGACTACTGGGCGGTGCAAGGGAACGAGCTGGCCTTCTGGAGCGTCGAACGTCAGGAGCCAGTGTGATAGTGTGAGCTACGGCGAACGCCCTACGGGGCGTCGGATGGATTGGCATTCCATTCCCGATGAGCCTGCCACCCGTGTGATAGTGAGGCAAGAGATGTACATCATCGAAACCGTGAAGGACGACGGCAAGGTGCGAGTCCGCATCGTCATCGACCCTGCTCCAAGCAACCCGCGCGGCGCTGCGGGAGCCCTGGACTGCCACGCGCTGACGATCGATACGCACATGGGCCACTACGTCGAGGTCGACCCGACCGGTGGACCTCTCGAAGAGGGGTGGAGCCGGATCTCGTGGCGGGCCAAGGACGCGGTCGACATCTTCGAGCGCTGGGCGCGCATCTATCACGGCGCCGTGACCCACTTCAGCCACAAGATCGACGGTGCGGTGGTGATCTGGTACTCGCTGCCGAGTTACTGGCGCCACCAGGAGTACGACCGCGAGACGGTGCGGAACTACCTGATCCGGACCGACGACGAGTACCGGGCGTGGGCATCCGGAGAGGTCTACGCAGTCGTCAAAGAGCGGCTCGTCATCTGGGTCAACGAAGAGACGGGTGAGGAGCGCCAGGAGTGGACGCCCGTTCACTCCGTTCGGGACATCTACAGCCTCGACAGCGCCCGGTCCCTCGCGAAGTACAGCGACACGTGGCAGTGACCCCGGAGCCACCGCGAGCCCTACAGGCTCGGGTCGACGAAGAGCTCGCGTACGACATCGGCGTCCTGACCAAGGCTGGCCTGTCATACGCCGACATGGTCAAGCAGGGAGTCTCGGTCCTGCGTGATCTCCACGAACAAGCCTGGAGAGCCGGCGTAGTTCCCGAGGGGCAGACGCCTGAGCTGCTCGAATACGTCTTCGCCCGGCCTGTCGTACAAGGCGAATGACATGGCGAAACCCCTGTCGCACAGGGGTCTGCGGGGCCTGGCGATCCCGTACTGACGAGCCGCCACCCAACCCAAGGAGTCACGCATTGAGTAGCACCGCGACCGTCGAGGCTGACGAGTCCTGGAGGACCCTCGCCTTGTCGACCATCGAAGACCTGGCCCTGAAGAAGACCGAGTTCTCCGCCGACGACGCCTGGCTTTCGGGCCTGCCCCGGCCGGCCAACCCGCGCGCCCTCGGCCCCGTCTTCATCCAGGCGCAGAAGGCGGGCGTGATCGAAGACACCGGCCGCCTGGTGAAGTCCGTCTACGCCTCCGGCCACCACGGACCGCGGCGCGTCTGGCGCTCGCTCGTGGCGGTGAGCCAGTGATGCGCCGGCCGTCCGTTGCGGAGGCGAAGGGCGCGATCGTTGCACTGCTGGACGGGACGGATCTCTGCGAGCTGCACGAGCTGTTGAGCGGGCTCGTTCAGGCGGGTGCCAACGAGATCGCGGACATCGTCCGGGAAGAATTCCCCGACCCCAACCCGCTCGGCTCGCTCTTCGGCGGCTTCGTCGGCGAGGACATCGTCCAGCGCATCCGCGACTACGGGGAGCGTGAGTGGTGAGCCGGGAGACGGACGGCTGGGAGTACGTGAACGGTGAGGCGCGCTGGGCGCCGACCGTAGAAGTGGCAATGGCGAACATCCTCGTCAGCAAGTACGGCGAGGAGTACGACCAGGCTCGCAAGGAGCTGGAATACCTCGTGCGGGCGGCGCAGCGCGACGCGGCGGAGAAGCTGTACGAGGAGTCGTGCCGCGAAGAACTGGATCTCGGTCAGTGCATCGGCTTCCAGAAAGCGGCCGACACCATCTTGCCCAACTATCCCAAGGTGGACGAGTGACCGAGCGAGTGCAGATCGGCAGCGTGGGAGTGGATTCGGGAACGGTGTTCATCGGCGACCCCTGCTACACGATCACGGGCGACGCGAGCCATCACATCAAGACATGGTCCGAGTTCTGCGACAGGACGCCATGGGGCGAGAAGCCGTACGACGTGACGGAGCCTGCCGGACCTGGCGTTGGCCTGTCCATCCCGACCTTCTGGGGTGACGGTTCCTGGCCCGTGCACGCCGAGATCGTCGATGGCCGCATCGCCCGCGTCATCGTCGACTTCGACCCCGCCTACGACGAGGACGAGGAGGACGGCGAGTGATCATCGGATTGAGCGGCTATGCCCGCTCGGGCAAGGACGAGACGGCGAAGGCACTCGGCGAGTGGGGCTGGAGGCGGGAAGGCTTCGCTGACCCCCTGCGGGCCTTTCTCCTCGCCGTCGACCCGCTGATCCCCGGAGCTCCTGACGGCGGTCCCTACCGGCTGTCCCTCCTCGTGGAGGCGTACGGCTGGGAGCGCGTGAAGGATGAGTTCCCGGAGGTGCGGGCGCTACTTCAGCGGACCGGCACTGAGGCCGGCCGTACGATCCTCGGCGGGGACGTCTGGATCAACGCGCTTTTCCGTGATCACGAGGTGGGCGAGAAGCTGGTCATCCCGGATGTCCGCTTTCCCAACGAGGCGATGGCGATTCGCAGTCGTGGGGGAGTGGTGCTTCGCATCGAACGCCTCGGGGTCGAGCCTGCGGTCGGCGAGGACGGCGAGGTCCACGACAGCGAAACGGCCCTAGACGACTGGGCCTTCGACGGCCGCATCCACAACGACGGCACGATCGAGGATCTGCGGGACGCGGTGCACGGCGAGTTGCAGTGGGTCGCCCAACTGCATTGACGTGGGATACTGTGTCTGAAATAGTGTGAGCAGTCAACGAGAGGGGATCAAACAGTGAGCGACAGCATCGAGATCACGGAGCACGAGGGCTTCAAGGTCGGCGACACGGTGATCGTCACGACGAAGGAGTTCGAGGACCCGGAGGGGACGACGGGGAAGGTGACCTCGTTCCACCAGGACCGCGGCGACACCTTCATCTTCGTCACCAAGGGCGCGCCGCCCTACGACAACTTCCCGTACATGGCCGGCGAGCTGGAGCGGCGAACCTTCAGGGTCGGTGACCGAGTCAAGGTCGCGGCGGAGGCGGAGACCGCGCACGGCGACGAGGTCTACTTCGGTGGCGAGATCGTCGGCGAGGTGATCGAGGAGGTGAACGAGGACGGGGACATCGGGGTGCGGGCGGACTATGGCCTCGACCAGGTCGTCGGCCCGCAGTACCTCATGCTCCTCGCGGAGGACCCGGCGGAGGTGGCCGCCTGATGGAAGAGAAGGGGGTGCCCTGGTGGCACTTCATCCATCGCTGGCCGTAGTGGATCGAGGAGGTGCCGAGGACGTACTTCGGTCCCTTCAAGGCCTACGGACAACGTCGAGTCTGCAAGGTCTGCGGCCTGATTCAGAGGCGCGCGATCTGATGGCAGCACGTGTGATGGTGTAACTGCCGAAACCGCCCTTCGGGGCGGTCCACGGGAGATGGCTTCCCCGTGCTGATGAGGCAGGCCGCAGAGAGAGGAGTCTGACAGTGGCACGCAAGTTCTTCGTCGACTGGAGCGACGCGGCATTCCCCCGGATCCTCGACATCAAGTTCGCGTCCGAGTACGCCGAGCCGCTGTCGTTGGCGGAGGCGAAGGCCGAGGTCGTCGACCACTTCCGCCACGACATCGACCACGCTCGCGAGCAGATCAAGAAGGCCCGTGAGCTCCGAGTCGCCGACATCGCGGCGGGCTGACATGAAGAGGTACGTGAAGGTCGACATCGAGGGGAAGTTCGTCGGCACTGACGTGACGGTCTTCACTCCGCTCGACGACGGCAAGGAGTACAGCCCGGATGAACTGGAGGAGATCGCACAGGACGTCGTCAACCAGGAGTACACCTGGGGCTTCGACGTGGTGGACGAGAGCGAAGTCCCCGAGGGCGAGCGCCAGTGAGGATCACTCCGAGGTCTGAGGAGATTGCCGCGATCGTCACCATCCTGACGAGCCCCGGCTTCGATACGCCGGCAGACATGGCGAAGGCGATCCTCCGTGAGGCCGCGGACATCTATGGCATGCGCGACACCTTCGCGCTCGTGCACACCTGGAGCGACGGCACGAGGGGGCTCAACTTCGGTCCGTTCGGCGCGGAGACCGAGGCTAAGGCATTCGCGGGCAAGCTCTCGATTGGCGGCACTGGCCACCTCGTGAAGCTCTACTCGCCCGGCGTCATGCTCGCCAACGCGGAGGGGCGAAAGGGCTGGAAGGGCTACTGCTTCCATCCTGAGTGCGGTCATGCGCCCTTTACGCACTCCTCTCGGGGCGCAGCCCGAGGCGAGTGCCAGCTCACCGGATGTCCCTGCGATGCATGGCAGTCCGGAGCCCCGAAGAAGACGAAAAAGGCGTCGGGACTGACCGCGTAAGGCGGTCTGCCCTTCGTCCGTTTGTGATACTGTAGCGAAAGGAGATCGAGGTAATGGGAACCAAGACGGTCGAGTGGCGGCCCTGCGAGTGCGGGATCAAGCGGGGCTTTGGTAGCCGCCGCGATGCGGAGAAGGCTCTCGGCCGCGCCAAGGCCAAGAGGACCAGGCGCGCGGACGCTCACGGAACCAGGCGAGGCCTGGAGATCGAGAACCGGCACTACCGATGTGACTACGGCTTCTTCCATCTGACCAAGGAGAGCCGGAAGTCCTTTGAGGAGCGACAGGCGGTCTCCGCGTGAGCGAGGAGACCGAGGTCCGACTAAGCGACTACGTCTGGAAGGGCGGCCTTCGCCACGAGGTGGTGGACCTTCCGGGCGAGGGGGGCTTTGCCCTGCTGACAGACGACGAGTGGGTCGCCACCCTTCGCTTGCGTCACCTCGGGGGGCGCACCTGGCGCTACGTCGAGGACGATGAGCTCGGAGATCAGGGGCGTGAACTCGCGGAGCTGCGTGAGGCGCACGCGGTCTGCGGGCGCGGTCACTGCGACGCGGCGTACGCGCAGAACGAGGAGGGCGGGCACGCCCGGCAGGTCGTTGCGGCGACGGCGAAGGCGCTCGGCTTCGATCTCTGGGACGACAAGCCCACTCGGGATGTCTGGCACCCGGCGAACATGCAGCGCGTCGTCTATCGGGCTCGGGGCGCGGCCATGGCGATCGAGGCGCAGAAGCAGTACATCGCCCACCTGAGCGCCGTCCTCGTCGAGGTGAGGCCCCCGGCTTTCAGCAGCCTCGCCTTCCTCCAAGCGTCGCTGAGCACGCGGGGTTTGTGATGGGGCAGGTGGACCCCGACGCCATCCTGCTCGCCTCGAAGTCCCGCTTCGACGGCGAGGCGGACGGCTCCGCGACTGGCAACGGGCCGAAGGCTGCCGGCCGGTGAGTGACAGGCCCGCGGTGACCGTGGAGTGGCGCAAGACGACGTGGACGCCGGCTCAGCGGGAGCTCCTCGCCCGCATCCTTCTTGGCCCAGTAGCAAAGTGACAGTAACACAGGTACAGTAACATGAACCCGAAAAGCCCCCCGGTCAGCGACTGGGGGGCTTCGCGGGCAATCGCCTAACCAAGGGGGGCAACCATGCGAAGCAAGACGTTGCCGCGGAAGCATAAGACGCTCCGCGTTGCCATCTACCTGCGCGTCTCCACGGCGAAGCAGGTCGACGGCTACGGCCTTGACGACCAAGACGAGCGCTGCCGGGCGTGGGTCGCCTACAAACTCCGGAACTTCCCGCACGTCATCGTCGACACCTACTGCGACGGGGGAGTGTCCGGCAAGCTCGCACACCGCGAAGACGTGGACCGACTCATGGCCGACATTCAGGCCGGCCTAGTCGACGTGGTCGTCTTCGGCAAGCTGGACCGTATAGGCCGAACGATGCGCGACATCCACCGCTGGGTCTATGACGCCACTGACTTTGGCGTACGCGTCGCAACCGCTGACGGCCGGATCGACTCTGAAGACTCCATGTTCGGCATTCAGCTCTCTCTCCTCGCCTACATGGCGGAAGTTGAACACGCCCTGATCCTGGAGCGCACGATGGGCGGCCGAATCAAGAAGGTCTCCGGGGGTGGCTGGGCCAGCGGCACGCCGCCGTACGGCTACATGCTCGACGAGGAAGGCGAGCCCATCGTCAACCCCCACGAGCAGAAGGTCATCTTCAAGGCCGCCGAGTGCCTGATCGACGGCAAGATGAG from Streptomyces sp. NBC_01198 includes these protein-coding regions:
- a CDS encoding antirestriction protein ArdA, whose translation is MSDARVWIGCLGCYNAGELVGNWSDAEFAGDVTPEQVHGGETDHEELWVFDHEGFLGALTGECSPGWAQQVAEGLSDIPEDGAPAFAIWLRLVESESYSPWEWANKFREQYRGEWGSQADYAENWFYDTAEPELQRLVADKVWPFDSIDWDAASEDMFVNGSEEAEASSNGGVYVFVLDD
- a CDS encoding deoxynucleotide monophosphate kinase family protein — translated: MIIGLSGYARSGKDETAKALGEWGWRREGFADPLRAFLLAVDPLIPGAPDGGPYRLSLLVEAYGWERVKDEFPEVRALLQRTGTEAGRTILGGDVWINALFRDHEVGEKLVIPDVRFPNEAMAIRSRGGVVLRIERLGVEPAVGEDGEVHDSETALDDWAFDGRIHNDGTIEDLRDAVHGELQWVAQLH